The Triticum aestivum cultivar Chinese Spring chromosome 5A, IWGSC CS RefSeq v2.1, whole genome shotgun sequence genomic sequence TAGTATATAGTTGGTATCTATTCCCAACATTGTGAACCTGGTCAACTGCGAGAAAACAAACCCAGATCATTACATATATTGATATACACAATCAAAACCGCCGGTGTGACGAGTAAAATGAGGTCACCAATATACGACTTCAATGCTAGTTGGTGATACATCAAGGTAATCCGCCATTGTGAAGTATTCATTTCGCAAAAGGGGTTAAATTTGCATTTGCTAGATGCTAAATGAAATATGGTAACCTGGGAGGCTTAAGTGTTCATTTCTTAGAATAATAGAGGACTAAAAACTAGGGACACAGAAATTACTAGTAGATTCTTAGATGCAATATGGCAACCTTGGTGGACCTAAGTGCTGAATGTACTCTAAGCAATCCTATAATCTCCTAACATAAATGCATTTTACAAAGGAAAAACAGAGTTTTTAAAAACAAATGAAAACAAAAATAAAGAGTTGTCAAACACTAAGAGAACAATGCAAAGATGCTCCAGGGGTACAGCCATGTACTATTAGGGACTGCCTGTCAACAGCTAAAACCTTCCTCCAAAGCACCAGCTTCAGTTCCGTACTCCCACCACTTTCTTGGTTTATAATCTTGAGGATAAATTTGGGCATAGTTATATTTAGGTGAACTCTCAACCCTAGAAGTCATCATTGAAGTATTAATGGATGGCTATATTTTGAATAACAATACCGATTTGGTCATTTCACCGATTTGGTCATTTCACCTACAAAGAAAGTGCTACTCAAATGCAAATGTCACTCGTAATAATattttgcaaaacagccctaaatTTTAACTTGGAAAGAAGGTAACCAGCAAGAAGGTTAAAACTGAGACAAAGTTGGTATGCAAAAAATACTAATCAAACTCACGTTTGTAGAATCTGTAATTTTTCACAACTACTGTTGGCAATGTTAACATATTAGAACCAAATGATATTTCTTCGAGAAGAGAACAACTGAGCTCGAGTAATGTAGCAAATCTACCGTAGAAGCACTACCAAACAAGTTAGTATACTTTTAAATAAAATTTCCAAAATATGAAATGTTAGAACAAATTAAATTTCTGTGATGCACACGAGATTAAGAGTTGTAATTTAGTACTTACAAGTATCTTCTATTGTCTTGCCCAACAAAATGGCAGCGATCTCATTTTATAATTTTGTCACATTTATAGCAACCACAAAGAACATCTGTAGTGTCATGCCTTGAATTAGGCAAAatgtgaaccccccccccccacctccacCACGCACAGAAAGAGCCGCAAGTAATACGTAGACAGGTAAATGCAGATACAATCTTGTCGTTTACGAAACAAACTCATAAACTCATGTCGTCCGTAGAATACAGTGTACTAAATACATTTCCAAGTTCTGGTCATGCAACATAAGTTATATATAATATGTGAAAGTACAATCAGCAGAGGTACCACACTAGCATTCAACCTGTCATCAAAGAGATTTAGAACAACACATAGGCTACATCTTGATTTGACATGAAAAAAGGGAATCAGATGAGAATTAAAAAACAGACCATAGGAAATGAAGCGATTAGATCAATAGGCACCCATCCTTGATTATCCATACGTTCCCTCAAGTATGTGTCGTGGCAAAGATTATTAGTGctaacaagaaaagaaataaaacaaacaaTTAGCATAAAAGACACTAACTCCTCAAGAATTTTCAAATAGATTCAGTACCTAAAATAGTGCTCGATCTGCAGCTGAATGTCACGTTGGAgattaatttgatcttgctgaaacgCCAATGGCTGCATTGGCGGCCGGATAAGATGCATGTTTTGAAACTGCTGCTCAACTTGTGTGACATAGTAAGGATAGGAGCCTTGTAAATCGGCTGCAGATTGCCACACCAACCACATTACATCAAAAAGAAGAATTTGAATCAAAGGATGACACGGAATGAACTGACTTACCAGGATACGGAATGGGTTGAACATATGGCACAAAAGGTTGTGGCACCATGAAATGGGCAGCAGCAGGTGATGGCGGTGGTGGTCGTTGAAATGGTCCAGGCTGGTAGTAGcccggctgctgctgctgcactggCAATGCACGGGAATAGTTCCTTGGTGAGAAATTACTCCCTCTTTCATGGTCACGGCGATTCCGACCACCACGAGCACCAAAGCCATTACTATTACCACTACCATGTCGGGCATTATTGTTCCAGTGGCCGCTGCCACTACCGCCGTTATATCTGTTGCCCCCATCACCACTGCCGGTGGCATTGTTGTAGCTGCCACCACCACGACCGTTGCCATTCCAATTGTTACTGCCGAACACTCTCCTACTATTGTCAATACCACTGCCACCAATGGCGCCGCTATGAACACTAGAGTTCAAGTTGCTGCCACCATTAAGACCCCCATCATTCCAGTTACCGTCACCACCACTGCTGCTGTTCCCATCACTACTGTAATTACCAGTGCTCTGGCTATGAGTGCTCACATTGCCACCGCCGCCCTCTCCATTGTTACCACCGTTACTGCCACCATGCCGAACTAAAATTGGCTGGCCTGTGCTGCTGTTCTGTGGCGGCGAGGCCGTGGTGGTGGCAGTGGGAGGAGGAGAAGTAGAGGCAGAGCCTGGACTTGAGGCAGTGGAGATCAGAGTAGAAACTGACTGTGGCTGCGGCAGCGGCACCAGTGGCACAATCGGATCCTCCTGATTTCATCCACAGATTCATTCGTCAGACACCCAAAAAAATTCATCAGGTTTTGCTGAAAAAAAAATTCTAAATACGGGAGATGGCTTCCTAGATACATCAGCAGTAGACGTGTGTTGATCGCGAGATTCAGTTACCGGCGCGGAGGGGGCGGAGCCGTCGGAGAGGGACTTGAGGGAGtcggaggaggaggacttgggccAGGCCCGCGCGGCCGTGTCGGCGAGCGCCGGCCACGACTCGTCGCCGCCCATGATGCCGCCGACGGGtgccgggggcggcggcggcacgttcCACGCCGTCTTCCTCGCCGCCGCATTGCCGGGATCGGCCCCCTCCGCCTGCGCGGCCGGATCGCGCGGGTTCTCCCGCGAcggggcctggggcggcggcggcgcggcgatcaCCGTCGGCGCCGGGGCGGCGCTGGCCGCCGGTTGCGTGGGCGCGGCGCCTCCAGCGGCCGGCGACATGGCGGGGCGAGGCGGGGCACGGGGGCTGGAGTTCCGGGGGAGAGGTTTTGGATTGCGATTTAATCGGGAACGGAGGAGACGAGGGGGAGGCTGCAGGCAGGGTGGAGGGGACAGGCAGAGGCTGGAGAGGGGAGGAGtaggggggagggggtggagaTGGAATGGAgccggaggggaggggaggagcggcggcggtggaggggtaGGTGGGAAGTTCTAGGGCAACCCGCGGGGCATTTCCGGGAAAAGGCACGCCCTCCCCTCCCCAGGACAGAATGATTTTGTTGTGCGTATTTCCCAACTGTCGCCGCCGCGCTGCTCCTAAACAGACAATGGCCGcctgtcaaaaaaaaaaaaaacagacaaTGGCCGTGCTAAGACTGACACATCACACATGTTACCAGCTTATTTTTACttataaatttcaaaaaatatctactccctcttttaaatataagtcattttagagattccaatataaacTACATGTGAAGCAAAACGAGTTAATATTTACAGTGCAGAATGcgtctgtatacatctgtatgcaGTATgtattgaatttttttaaaatatctTTTATATTTAGAAACCGAGAAAGTGTTTTACTTGTAATAAACGAAAAAATGGAATTAGCACGTCACCTCATGTACACTGCTACTATTAGGAGGAGGAGTGCCGTACGTGCATAGGATATGTGTGCGATTTATCGGCAGCGACTCTTCACTGGTACAGTAGGAGGAGGAGTCACCTCATGTACACTGCTACTATTAGGAGGCACGCTTTGCATGACCACCCAGCGACTCTTCACTGGTACAGTAGTGTGTAGACTGGCTAACAGTTAGCTGGTCCCGGCTTCAGACCAGGAGATCGTCTCCACGCGCTGATCAATACGGTCGTGTAGTGTTGTTCGACTCTGTGTTTTGTAGTATACGTACTGTACGTGAGCAGTGAGCAGTGAGCAGCGGGGGCGCGGGGCGACGTGGAGCAGCTGCCGTTTCGTCCCACCGTGCGTGTTTGACCCTGAGTTTTGTATGCACGCCATTAACCAGCAGCACCCCAAGGCGCGCGCGCAGACTGTGGCCGCGCCCATGGCCTTCTTCTCGCCCATGCGTGATGCGTCACTGTTCTGACGGGAGAAGCTAGGACCACTTCGCCGCCCGGCACCGTAGAAAATGTAAAGAAAATTGACTGTAAACGCGTGGAGTAGTTTCCTGACGAACAAACAAAAGGGAAACTGTCACCGCTGTGGTGACTGGCTAGTGAGACGCGATAGATAGACTCCATTTTGGCACGACTACTTGCTGACACGACCCATGTTGTGGAGTCAAGGCATCGAGGCAATCGCTGCATTCACGcatgcatccatccatccatccagtgCAGTTGCCAGCCAGCAGCAGGCTCCTTCCTTGTGGTTTCCCCCGTGCATGTCTCCTGCAGgccgccagccagccagccagccagcaatTTCTAACTCAGCGTAcagcgcctgagagctagacgccacactatacagtgtagcgcctagcttctaggcgttgcactagtggttgctttattttgtagtgcaaccactagtgcagcgtCTGAGAGCTagacgccacactatacagtgcagcgcttAATTCGtaggctctgcacaatgacttagcaatttttaagCAGTTTGGGGTGCAACGTTGGCCAGGCGTGTAGCACCTATCTGTGAGGTGTTGCATAATATAGTGTGACGCTTTCGTGTTGGGCGTCATACAAAAAGATCAGccgtgtgaaatagtttcacaagcAGTTTATTCTGTAATTTGATTTCGTCCACAGATCAAATTTATCAAATTTGCCGCGCACGTTTGCGCCGTAGATCGCTGGTTCGTGCGTGCGTGCATAGATCTACCTACCTTTTGGCTGCCGAAAGGAAGGAGCTCCTTCATTCGTAAAGCCGGAAGAAATCGGGTCAACAAAGGTAGTAGCAGCTATTTGGGCTCGAtgtgattcttttttttttgagggaggcTCGATCTGATTCCGATGCATATTCTTTTTTTTCAAAACAAGGCAAAAGAGTTCCGATGCATATTGACCGGCGTATCAGACGCTTGCATCGGCATAGCCACGTACAGTAGTAGCTACTCCCtctttccatctatatagggcctaatgcgttttttaagaccatctttgactattgacaagattaatagtacatcaCATGcccaatgtgaaaattatatcattgaaatcttctttcacacatgaatttaactgtgtgctttgtgtaacttgcatgtcatatattattgctttaATATTtgatcaaagttagcctcgaaaaacacattagaccCTATATAGATGAAAGGAGGAAGTAGCTTCTTTCACGTCTGCATGCACTAGCCTTGTCACCTGGTTCCAGGTTTTGAACAGAAAGTCGCTGTCTGTCTCGACCTTGTCCCGCCATCACCGAGGTCAGGTCTGCCGTGCACGTGCGGCAGGGTCATTCCAGGCGTCGGCgcgtcgcatgcatgcatgcatgctcgtCTCACGCTGGCACGTACCGTAAAATGAGGCCGTAATCCGGGCCGGGACGTAGTTCCAAGTTGGCACGACTCCTGGCCTTTTGGGTTGCATGCCAAGCACTGCCCCGGCCAGCAGCAAGTTCCCCGCTGTTTCGTCCGTGTCTGCCCCCTTGCCGACCGCCAGTAGACATTTGTTTTCTTCACAACCCTGGACACCGACCGATCGAAAGGTCCAGGAAATCAGCAGTATAAACATAGGTCTCCGCCACCCCTAAAAAGAACATAGGTCTCCGCGTGCCTGGATGATCTTCGACCCCGGATCGGTCGGAATTTTGTTCGATTCGTTGTAGATAGATACGCACACGCTGGGTCGGTGGGCCGGTTCGTgcgtgggtgcgtgcgtgcgtgcatgcggaaaggggagaggggggaaagaggaaaggccaCCAGGTCGGTCGGGTCGGGTCGGGTCAACAAAAGTGGTTGGATTCGATCTGATTCAGATTTCAGAGCCCCGGCCCCGGGTGGAGGCGCCGCTCTGTCTTGATCTGGACGTTATTTTCAGGTGGCGATGGCGTGCCGGGTGCgcgcgctgcccccccccccccccccccccgccccatgCCGCCGCGCCTTTCAGTTCGTTGGCGACAAAGTTGCTCAGTTTTCTTCGTCACTTCTTCCCAGGAAACGAACGGATGGATGGATCGCACGGGCACGGGCCGACCGGGGAACTCGCTTTGGTTGACCAAAGCCAGCCAGCCCGCCCACGCGCCCATGCTGCCATCGCCTGCCTGCATGGATTCTTCGTACGAACCATCTCTTCTTCGTTACCTACACGTTTTCTCTCTCGATCGATCGCTACGCTACCTAGCAGTGATAAGGGGTCGACATCGGCAGAAGCAATGCTTCAGTATCAGTACCTAGCGAGtgattgacaaaaaactaccactttagaagttcgcgtcccacagaactactattggcggcggcggcaggtacgACCTAGTTTTTTGCATGGTTGTGAGATTCAGAGATTCAGAGGTTCAGAGAATCGGTAATTTAGGCTAGTTTTTGCATGGTTAGATTCAGTTATGGTCATCTTGGAAATTGTTAGTATTGTGCATACTTTGTTGTGTAAGAAACTGAAAAAAGCAGTTTGACAGAAACTCAATATTGTGCCTACTTAGGTTCAGTATTCCTGTATTCAGTTAATAAAGGTATTTCATTTTATAATGTATTCAGTTAATAAAGGTATTTCATtttataattttcagaattgatgacCCAAAGTGGTCAATTTGGTTCCATTTCAATGCCAGAGAATCTGTGGTTCGAAATTTATACCAGTCAGACAT encodes the following:
- the LOC123104625 gene encoding la-related protein 1B — its product is MSPAAGGAAPTQPAASAAPAPTVIAAPPPPQAPSRENPRDPAAQAEGADPGNAAARKTAWNVPPPPPAPVGGIMGGDESWPALADTAARAWPKSSSSDSLKSLSDGSAPSAPEDPIVPLVPLPQPQSVSTLISTASSPGSASTSPPPTATTTASPPQNSSTGQPILVRHGGSNGGNNGEGGGGNVSTHSQSTGNYSSDGNSSSGGDGNWNDGGLNGGSNLNSSVHSGAIGGSGIDNSRRVFGSNNWNGNGRGGGSYNNATGSGDGGNRYNGGSGSGHWNNNARHGSGNSNGFGARGGRNRRDHERGSNFSPRNYSRALPVQQQQPGYYQPGPFQRPPPPSPAAAHFMVPQPFVPYVQPIPYPADLQGSYPYYVTQVEQQFQNMHLIRPPMQPLAFQQDQINLQRDIQLQIEHYFSTNNLCHDTYLRERMDNQGWVPIDLIASFPMLTRFTMLGIDTNYILDSIRGSELLEVQGNNVRRRNDWAAWLLHRGPPPSN